The Planctomicrobium piriforme genome contains the following window.
TTGTACGAAATCGCCATATCCGCCGTATTCCCTGATCGAGTAAGCCGTTCCGACGCGAACGAAAAGCACGTGATCGATGCGGATCCCATCTTGGGAGACCCGCATCTCCTGGCCGTGATTTCGCCACTGGGGCAAAGTTTGAAGGTTTAACCCGTAAAGAACAACCGAGCCGCATTCTCTGTCACTGGAGCCGATTTCCGCAGAAAGTCGCTGCTTGTCAATCTGAGCGCCCCCGATATCCTCAAGTGACAGACGTCCGTGCCATTGCGGCGACTGCTTTCGCATCGCGGCCAAGGTTCTTGCGTGCATCACGCTGCTGACATTAATACCGCTCTGGAATCCACTCTCGATGCCGCGATCGAAATGCTCGGCGCGGACATGGGGAACATCCAGATTCTCGTCCCCGGCACCAGCCGGTTTCGCGTCGCCGCGCACCGTGGTTTCAGCGATGAAAACCTCGAACACTTCCGCGAAGTGACCGAAGCAAACGGCACCGCCTGCGGCCGCGCCGTTCGCGCACGCCAACGGGTCATCATTCCAGACGTCGAACTCGATGCCGCCTATTCCACACTCCGCACCGCAGCCGCGGCCGCCGGCTATCGCGGAGTCCAGGCGACCCCCTTGATCAGCCGCCGGGGCGATCTCCTCGGCATCCTCTCCACGCACTTCCGTCAGCCGCATTGCCCGACGGAATCGCAATTGCGAATGCTCGACCTCTACGCCCAACAGGCGGTCGACGCCATGGAAGCGGGCCGCATCGCCCGCACCGCCCTCCGCGGCGAACGACAACTCCGCTTCCTCGACGAACTCAACGAAGCCACTCGTTCGCTGGAAGATCCTCGCGAAATCCTCTGCGTCACCACGGGGCGACTCGGCCGCGCACTCGAAGTTGAAAGCTGCTTCTACGCGGAAATCTCAATTCCCGACGAAACCCTCAGCATTCGCGATGAATGGTCGACTCGGCCCGAACGACACGTCGGCGAGTACCCGTTACGGGCACTGGGCGCTCAGACGCTCCATCAACTGGAATCGGCGCAGACGGCGATTGTCGACCATGTGCAGCCGCAGGCGAACGCCGGCAGCGCTGCCGGCGAGCAGTTCCTGACGCCTGGGGCAAAAGCGTTTCTCGCCTGCCCGGTCCTCAAAGGGGGACGCCTGGCAGGCCTCATGGCAGTCCAGCAGTCGACGTCTCGCAACTGGCAGCCGGACGAAATCGCACTCCTCGAACAGGTGGTCGAACGCTCCTGGGCACACCTCGAACGAGTTCGGGTCGCTCGCGAACTCCGCGAGAGCGAAGAACGCTACCGTACCTTTCTCACCACCATACCCGCCGCAGTCTGGACCACGGATGCCGACGGGTTCATGACCCGACAGAACGACTCCTGGTCGGCCTACACCGGACAGACGCGGGACCAATACCGCGGCTGGGGCTGGATCGAAGCCATTCACCCTGAAGACCGCGCTGCGGTCGATGTGATCTGGCGCGAGTGCGTGGCGCAGCACCACAGTTACTCGACCGAATACCGCCTTCGTCGCAAGGACGGTCAATTTCGCCGCGTCGCTGCCCGAGGCGCGCCCGTCGTCTCCAGCGATGGCACGGTGCGCGAGTGGGTCGGCATCTGCGACGATATCCACGCGCAGCGGCAATCCGAATCCCGCAACCTTTTTCTGGTCGCTCTGGACGACGCCGTTCGCTCACTGGTCGACCCTCAGGAGATCACCCAGACTGCTGCCAGGATGCTCGCGCAGCATCTGGGCGCCAGTCGCTGTGCGTACGCCGACGTCGAAGCGGATCAGGACACCTTCAATCTGGTCGGCGATTACAACGAGGGGGTTGAAAGCATCGTTGGCCGCTACCGCTTCACCGACTTTGGCGAAACCTGCCTGACGCAGATGCGCAACGGGCAGCCATTCGTCTCGAATGACACGTTCCATGATGATTGCTGCCTCGATGCCCGCCCGGCATTCAAACAGGCACAAATTGCTGCAGTCATCTGTGTCCCGCTGCAAAAGGGGGGGCAACTGACCGCGGCGGTGGCCGTGCATCAGGCCACTCCTCGGGATTGGCAAGCCGATGAGATCGAACTCGTCCAACAAGTGAGCGCCCGCTGCTGGGAATCGATCGAACGCGCCCGCATCACCCGCGAGCTGCGGCAGAACGAATATCGCCTCCGCCTGGCGCAGCGCGCCGGCCGCATCGGCAGCTTCGAATGGCTCATTCCCGAAGGCCGCATGATCTGGTCCGATGAACTGGCCGTCCTTTACGGCATCACTCCGGAAGAGTTTGGCGGCACGTTCGAGGAATGGGCCACACGCTGCGTCCCGGAGGACGTGCAACGGGTCAATCAGGAGATCGCCGAGTCCCTCGCAGCTCAAGAGACGGAAATCACCTACGAGTTCCGCTGCATTCAGCCCGACGGCACGCAGCGCTGGCTCCGCGGCCAGGCGATGTTCCTCTACGACAGTGCCGGCCAACCGCGCAAAATGATCGGCGTTAATCTCGACGTCAACGAGCAGAAACGGTCTGCCGACGCCCTGCTCGACGCCGATCGCCGCAAGGACGAGTTCCTCGCGACGCTGGCTCATGAACTCCGCAACCCGCTGGCCCCGATTCGCAACGCCGTCGAGATCCTGCAACTGGGCCAGAATGATCCCGCCGCCGTGCGAGAATATCAGAACGCGATTGACCGCCAGGTGCAGCAGATGGTCCGGCTCGTCGACGACCTGCTCGACGTCTCCCGCATCACCCGCGGCAAACTGGAGCTTCGCAAAACGGCCGTGGAACTCGGCGCGGTCCTCCGCAGTGCCATCGAAACCAGCCAGCCCGTCATCGCGGCCAGCGAGCATCGACTCGTCGCCGCGATTCCGGAACAGCCGGTCTGGCTGGAAGCCGATCACACCCGGCTCGCACAGGTGTTTTCAAACCTGCTCAACAACGCCGCTAAATACAGCGAACCAGGCCGCGAAATCCGCATCTCCACCGTGCAGAACGGCGACTACGTCGAAGTGCAGGTGACCGACCAGGGCATCGGCATTCCAGTCGAGATGCTCGACCAGATCTTCGAACCATTCACTCAGGTGGACCGTTCCATCCGCCGCTCTCAGGGTGGGCTGGGAATCGGGCTGACGCTCGTCAAACGTCTGGTGGAGCTGCACGGCGGCCAGGTGCATGTCCGCAGCGGCGACGGCGACGGGACAACATTCTCAGTCCGACTTCCTGTTCCACCCGGTATTCAAAAGCAAACGGTCGGAGGTATTTCTGTGGCTGGCTCTCCCCTTCCGCAGCGCCGTATTCTCGTCGTCGACGACACTCCGGCGGCACTCTACATGGTGGCCAAGCTGCTCGAAAAACTGGGGCAAACCGTCTTCACCGCCGGCAGCGCGGCCGAAGCCCTCGAACGAGTTGTCGAGTCTCAGCCTGACATTGTGATTTCAGATATCGGTATGCCGCTGATGGACGGCTATCAGTTCGCCGAAGCACTCAGAAAACAGCCCGGCCTGCAACAGCCGTGGCTCGTCGCTCTCACCGGTTACGGCCAGGAAAGCGACCGCATCAAAGCAACCTCCGCAGGCTTCAATCAGCATCTCGTCAAGCCAGTGAGCCTGAAGGCTCTGATCGAAGTGCTGACACAACACCCCCAGGCCGCCGATCCCACGACCAACTCTTCCTCAATGGCCCAATGACAAATGACCATTGAGAAATGACAAACCCGGCTCCCTCGCCCCGGTACTCCGGGGGAAGGGCAGGGGTGAGGGGTCTGAGAGAGACACCACATCGTCAGCAGAGGATGAGATCTGCTGGCAACCCGCTCACGCTTCCGGCATCGGCGGATGCGCTTCATCCCGATGACGATTCTGCTCGCGTCGGGCCCGCCAGGCAAAGTACGCAGGCACCAGCACCGGCCGCACCACCATCGTGTCGAGCAGCACGCCGAACGCCAGGGCAAAGCCGAGCTGTGTCATCCGCGCCAGCTCTCCACCGACGATCATCGCCGAGAACGTGCCAGCCATGATGAGGCCGCAACTGGTGATGATCGCCGCCGTCTGCACCACCGCATGCCGCACGCTGCCGAGCGGCCCGTGGTGTTCCCGTTCTTCATGAATGCGGGTGACCAGGAAGATGTTGTAGTCCTGTCCCACTGCCACCAGAATCGTGAACAGGAACGTCGGCACCGTCCAGTCGAGGCCGACGAAGTTCACCGGATCCAGGGCATAAAACAGCACATACGAGACCCCCAGCGTACACAGGAAGCTGAAGATCACGGTCGCCATCAGATACACGCTGTCCGGCAGGCTGCGAATCAGAACCATCAGCACCAGGAACACCGCCGAGGTAACGAGAAAGTTGATCCGCACCCGGTCCACGCCTGCAATCACTTCCAGGTCGCGGATGCTGGCGGTTGAGCCAATGAGATAGAACTTGCCGATTCGCAGCGGCTCCGGCAGATCCTTGCGGATTGCCGCTTCCAGCTCATTCAGCTTCGTGATGCTTTCTCGGGCAAACGGGTCACCGTTGAGAATGATATCCAGCCGCGTCGCATGCGAGCCGGAATCATTCTTCTCTCCCACGTAGTAGTCGCGGGTACTGGTGCGCTGAGCGTTCCTTCGCAGAATCCGGCTCAACGCCGTTCCCCCGGCGGGTGCTTCATCCAGCTTGTGATAGAACCCCAGCGGCGCCACGACACTGCGAACATCCGAGATATTGAGTACTTTGGCCTGTTCCTTCAGCTTGTCGGAAAGTTCCTGCACCAGTGCTTGTCCTGCACTGCTGCTGAAGTCGATCTCCGGCTGTTCGATCACAAGCGTTACCGGACCAGTTAATCCGGCCGAGAAGTGCTGCGATATATCTGCCGTTCCCTGCACGCTCGGGGCGCTACTCCGCAGTGACGCAATCAGTCCATAGCTGACATGGTCGTAGCACCACCAGCCGACGATCGCCCAGGGAAACATAATCAGCACGGTAATCAGCCACGAACGGACTGGGTACCGGGTAATGAATGATGCCAGACGTTCCCAGAACACATGCGATTCTTCGTGAAACGTCGCCCGGCGCACGATGCGGCTGAACAGCCCCACTTCCTGCGTCCGGAACTCGACGCCATGCTCGGGCATCTCAGGCCAGAACGTATATCGCCCCATCAATCGCAGGATCGACGGCGTCAGCGTCATCGCGGCACACAGAATCACAAACAGGCTGAACGAGATGCTGATGCCGGCCTGATGAAACTTGCCGAACGTGGCAAAGGTCATCATCCCGATCCCGAAGATCACCGTGCCGGCCGCCGCCAGAACCGCTGGCCCCACCCCGCGAATCGTGCGGGTGAGCGCCTCAGACACCGAGTTGTGCCGTTGAATCTCTTCGTGAAAGCGCGACGTGAGGAACATCGAAAAGTCCACGCCGGCGCCGTACGCAACGACGACCGTGTAGACCTCGATCCCTTCAAACATACCGATCCATTCCTGCTTGGCCGCGTAGGCCAACAGCCGCATCGCCACTTTGATGGCAATCACCAGCGTGATCAGCGGCACCAGAACGGGCAGCGGCGCCCGATAGACAATCAGCAGCAGCACCACGATCAGCACCAGCGTCCAGCGTTCGATCGAATGTGCGCTTCGCTCTTGTGCAACGCAGATATCGCGTCCTGCCACGGCGGCGCCGCTGAATGAAATCTTGAGGTCGGCGGGAATCTTCCCTTCCTTCTTCAGACCCGCCACCACATCCTCAACCGCACCCACAGGCTTCGGAATGGCATAGTCCATTAAGTCGAGCGAGGTGTCCACAATCACCAGCGCCGATTGCTTGTCATCGCTCATCAGCAGTTTGCCGATCTCGCGACTTCCCGGCGTCCGCACCCGAATGATTTCCGGATAGGTTTCGTGCGGGTGATCGTCCGCCTTAGCTTTCTCCTCGGCCTGTTCTGCAGAGTTCTCTGCAACTTCCTTATCCTGCTTGTCAACCGGCATCAGGCTTTGCAGGCGGGGCTTCAGATCATCTTCGATAAAAGAGTTGTCGGCATCATCGAACGGCTTGCCGTCGGTCCGCGAAATGACCACCACGACGCTGCTGCCCAGCACGTCATTTGGAAACGACCGCAGCAACAGGCTCTCACCCAGTCTCGTCGGTGAATCGCTTGGCAGAAAATTGAACTCGCCCGCCTTTGTGACTTCGTTTACTTCCGGGGCGACATATTGCAGTGTGACGAGCAGCGCAATCCAGGCCAGGAGAATGGCCCACCAGGCCCGCGAAACGAAATGTCCAAGCCATTCAAAAAACATGACAGGTCGATCTTCCTGACCCTGAAACAGCACCGTGGGCCGCGACGCAACCTCAACCGGGGCCTGACTCCTTAACCCAAAGAGCCCAAGTGGTAGTGTCCCGACCGGTTGCAATGCAAGGATCGGCTCCGCGACCGTTCCGTCGAGGGTGGCAGATTCCTGCGAATGTGCCAGACCTTCAGCCGCGAGTTCCCCAAAATTGGGAGCCGCCACAGACTCGGAAATTGCTCCCAAACTCCCTTCGCCCCTGTTCTCAGGGGAGAGGGGCTGGGGGTGAGGGTCCGAATTGCACTTCGACAACCATTTGAATGGGCACACTCCCCCGTATCAGACGCCGCATTCTTCCGTCTGCGTCTCGTCCACCTCAGGCCAGCAGCCGGGGCGGTCCTCTGCGTAAAACCTCTGGAGCAAATGCTTCCAGTCGTTTTCGTTCCGCACGCCCCCCATTGCCGCCCGCACGTCCACCCCCTCGGGGTGCAGCCGGGCATACTTGAAGCCGAATTTGCGAATCACCCCCAGCGACCGGCCTGCTCCGTACGTCTCGTCGATCAGAGCCCGGTGTTCTTGCAGTACGGAGCGTTGTTCGAACGTCGAGGGAGGATTCCCGACCGGCTCGCCCCGCCACAATCGAGTCGCCTGTTCAAAAATCCAGGGATTCCCGATCGCACCCCTGGCGATCGTCACACCGTCCACTCCGGTTTGCTGAAGCATCGCCACGCAGGCTTCCGGAGAAAACAGGTCTCCGCTGCCAAGAATCGTCCTCGAGCCGACGTGCTGTTTCACCTCTTTCAAGAACGACCATCGGCTGGGACCGCGGTATTTCTGCTCGACCGTCCGGCCATGCACCGTGATGCCGCTCACTCCCGCCGCGAAGGCGCCGTCGAGGATTTCGAAGAACCGGTCGCGGCTCTCGGGCGTGTCATCGATTCCCCGTCGCATCTTGACCGTCACCGGAATTCGATCCGGCACGGCAGCGCGAACTCGTGACACAATCTCGATCGCGACTTCCGGCTGGCTGAGATGATAGCCCCCTCGGCAGCCTCCCATGGCCGTCCGTACCGGACACCCGAAATTGACATCGATGACGTCAAAGCCCGCCTGCACTAGCCGCTGCGCCGCCGGCCCAAACGTCGCCGGGTCCGCACCCATCAACTGTGCACCAACCGGATGATCTCCTTCCTCAACTCGCAGGTAGTGCCCCGTCTTGCCGGTCCCACGCACTTCGTTGACAAACCGATCGAGCATCACTTCAGCGATGGTGTAGCTCGCCCCAAACCTCCGCGCGAGTGCCCGCATCGCCCAGTCGCTATACCCGCTGAGCGCTGCCTGCACAAACGGAGACCCCAGCTCGATCCCGCCGATCTTGAACCCGTCAAAAGCGGGCTTCAGTTCACTCGTTACAGAAAAGCTCATTGCCGCCGCAGGACTCGAACCGGTTGAAGAGAAAGACACGTCGAGAGTCTATTGGCGTGGGGACAGTCGGCGAAAGCGATTTGCAATAGTTCTCAGACATCCAGAGGATTCGGAGCGGGGGGCCTGACACCGGCCATTTCGCCCTGATGGCACTGAAGTTGCTTTCTGTTTGCATTTTGCCCGGCATCGCTGCCCGAGCGTTGACAGGCACTCATAAGCGAATTCTAATCGTCACACCTGACGGTGCCGTCATAAGGACAGTGCCAATCGTCGATTTGATCCGCAACGCCCGAGTCGGGCAGGCGGAGGATTCCACCGTCGCGTCATCAACCGTTGAGCCTGGGAGAAGTTGGATGAAGAAGTTTGGTTCTCTGCTGGTGCTTTGCGCACTGGCCACGCTGATGTGCGTCTCCGCCCCTCGCCAGGCGGCCGCCCGTCCGCAGTATCTCAAGGAATTCACTGAGAAGTACCCTAAGGTCGCCGCTCAGGCCATGGAATTGAAGTGCGGCGTCTGCCACGGCGAAGGTGGCAAGAACAAGAAGACCGTCAGCGACTACGGCAAGGCTCTCGGCACCGCCCTCGGCGCCAAGAACGTCAAGGACGTCGCCAAGATCGGCGAAGGTCTCGACGAAGCTGCCAAGAAAGATGCTGGCGACGGCAAAACTTTTGGCGATCTGCTGGCCGATGGCAAACTGCCCGCGGCTGCCGAATAGTGAACAAACGACATCACTTTGATGTCGTGTTGTCCTGAAAATGATTCGCGCGGGGCGGAATCTCAATTCCGCCTCGCGTTTTATTTTGCGCAGCTTGAGTCGTCTGGCAGGGATCGTTTAACCTGATGATCCCCAGTCTTTCAGTATTGCGGCGGCCAAAGCCTGTCCGTCGTACCCTGCTGAAGGCGTTCCTTCGAGCCAGACAGACCGTTGTGCCGCGGTCCCCCGGCCCGTTCTGAAGTCGGCCGGACAGCCGCTTCAGCACCGATCGCAAAAGGAAGCTGATGTCCACTTCGCGTACGAAGCAGGAACTTCGCAAAGACCCCATCGTCGGCCGCTGGGTCATCATCGCTCCCGAACGGCTCAGCCGTCCGCAGACGCTGCTGAACGACGACGCCATCTCTTGCGATTCGTTCGACCCGTTCCTCGCCGGCAATGAAGACGCCACCACGCCCGAAATTCTGGCCTACCGCGACGGCGGCGTCGCCAACGGCCCCGGCTGGCGCGTACGGGTCATCCCCAACAAGTTTCCCGCCGTCCGCATCGAAGGGGCGCTCGACAAGCGCGGGGACGGCATTTACGACAAAATGAACGCCATCGGCGCGCATGAAGTCATCGTCGAATGCCCGCATCGCGAAACGAACATGTCGCGACTGTCGGTCGAGAACATCCGCGAAGTACTCTGGGTGTACCGCGACCGTCTGGTCGACCTGAAGCGCGATCACCGCCTCGTGCATGGGCTGATCTTCAAGAACAAAGGCACTCGAGCCGGGGCCTCGCTCGATCACAGCCATTCCCAGTTGATCGTCACGCCGATCATTCCGATTGCGATTCAGGAAGAACTCGACGGAGCCCGCGAGTTCTACGACTACCGCGGCCGCTGCATCTTCGAAGACATGATTCAGCAGGAACTCGCGACCGAGCAGCGGATCGTGCTGGAAACCGAGCACTTCGTCGTCTTCTGCCCGTACGCCAGCCGTTTTCCGTTCGAAACCTGGATTCTCCCCCGGCATCACTCCAGCCATTACGAAAACATCACCAAGCCGATGATCGAAGATCTCGGCACTGTAATGAAGACGGTGCTGTCGAAGCTGGAAATCGGCCTCGACGACCCTCCATACAACTTCGTGCTGCACTCGGCCCCCTTCGCCAGCCAGGATCTGCCGCACTATCTGTGGCATATCGAGATCTTCCCGCGGCTCAGCCGCGTGGCCGGCTTTGAATGGGGGAGCGGGTTCTACATCAATCCGGTCGCCCCTGAAGAAGCGGCGAAGTTTCTGCGGGAAACTGAGATCGAAGATTGAGATTGAGAAGGGGTCAGGGACCAGGTTTCAACGTTCAGGGAGTGGTCGACGAACGCTGATTCCCCTTTGCGTGTCCATTCGAATGATAACCTTCCTACTGAATCGATTTCGCCCGTCGCTCAACGAATCCGGCAACGAAGAGTTCCCATCGGAACCCCGTGCTTCTATATGACTCCTGAAACTCCCTGATCCCTGAATCCTGGTCTCTGGCCGTTTTGATCGCGGCCGGTGGCCATGCCGAGAGACCCCATGATCTGCGTCACCCTGGGAAGAACCCGCCACAAAATGATGCTGGCGGAACATATCGCGCTGGCCCAGCGCGGCGCGGAACTCGTCGAACTGCGGGTGGACTGGATCGCCCGCACGCCGCGACTCGGCGAACTGCTGAAAAATCGTCCGACGCCCACGATTGTCACCTGCCGCCGCCCTGACGATGGGGGCCGTTTCGGCGGACAGGAAGATCAAAGACAGACGCTGCTGCGAGAAGCGATTGCCGCCGGCGTCGAATACGTCGACCTGGAAGAAGACCTGGCGACATCGGTGCGTCGCTACGGCAAAACCAAGCGGATCGTGAGCTACCACAACTTCAACGAGACGCCCGACAATCTGGAAGAGATCCACGCCCGGCTCGCGAAGCTGGATGCCGACATCGTCAAAGTGGTGACGATGGCGAACTCGCCGGTCGACAACGTCCGCGTGCTGCAGCTCGTCAAGAACGCAAAAATCCCGACCGTCGGCTTCTGCATGGGAGAATACGGAGTCGTCAGCCGGATCCTGTGCGGAAAGTTTGGAGCCCCCTTCACCTATTGCACGTTCAGCAAAGAACGGGTGATGGCGCCGGGGCAGCTTCCCTTCGACGAGATGAAGAAGCTCTACCGGTTCGATGAGATCAATGCCGACACTGCCGTCTTTGGCGTCGTCGGCGATCCGATCGGCCATAGCTGGAGTCCGCTGCTGCACAACTCGGCCTTCAAACGCTCGAAAATGAATGCCGTGTATCTTCCGATTCGCGTGCCGCCGGAGAACTTCGAAGAAACGCTCAAGGCGTTCGAGGCACTCGGCGTCCGCGGCTACAGCGTTACGATTCCACACAAACAAGCCGCGCTGGAGTTCGCCGACCACGCCGACGACGCTTCGAAAGAAATTGGCGCGGCGAACACACTGTTCAAAGACACAAAAGGTCAGTGGTGTGCCGCGAATACCGATCTGCCGGCGGCCATGGCCAGCATCCAGATCGGTCTAGATGCCAAGACGGACAAGTCATTGAACGGCAAGCGGGTGCTGATTCTCGGAGCAGGCGGTGCTGCCCGTGCCATCGGACTCGGGGCGTCTCGCGCAGGGGCGAGCGTGATGATCGCCAACCGCTCGAAAGAACGGGGCACCAAACTGGCGGAGGAACTGAAATGTCAGTTCGTCACCTGGGCAAATCGCGGCGCCCATACAGCGGATGTCATTGTGAACTGCACGCCACTGGGCATGTTTCCCGAGATGAATGCCACGCCCTACGAGCAGTACTGGTTCCGGGACGGCACGGTCGCGTTCGACACCGTTTACAATCCCGAAAGCACAATGTTCCTGAAGGAAGCCCGGGAACACCGCTGCATCGGGGTGAGCGGCATCGAGATGTTCATCCGACAGGCGGCAGAGCAGTTCAAGCACTTCACCGGGCGCGATGTGTCGCTCGATGATCTGCGCACGACGCTGCGAAGGGCGATCTCCCCTGTCCGCGTCAAGACCGAAACCGGCCACGCCGCTCCGACTGAGGCAACGTCGCAGGAGCCATCACCAAAGCCCAATCCTCCTCAAGCAGCGGAATAGCTGGGTTCCAGACGGCTGATCTTGTCATCTTCGGCCCGCTGTTCAACAATGCCCGGCGACCAGTCGTTCGAGGTCACTCAAGAGTTCCAAGTTTTCAGTCGTCAGTATTCAGTTGAAATCGTGCGGGATGGTGGTCACTCAATTCCTGTTGAATTCAGGTCTTTCAAACTGATTACTGAAAACTGACGACTGTGAACTACGGCCATCGGCCGTGCAGCTGTCGGACAGGGTAATAACGCAGCATGTCGATCGCACAATCAGAAATCCTGAAACTCGACTGGACCGACAAGTATGTCGTCGTCCGGGAAGGGATTTCAGAACTGCGTCGTTT
Protein-coding sequences here:
- a CDS encoding PAS domain-containing protein, whose product is MHHAADINTALESTLDAAIEMLGADMGNIQILVPGTSRFRVAAHRGFSDENLEHFREVTEANGTACGRAVRARQRVIIPDVELDAAYSTLRTAAAAAGYRGVQATPLISRRGDLLGILSTHFRQPHCPTESQLRMLDLYAQQAVDAMEAGRIARTALRGERQLRFLDELNEATRSLEDPREILCVTTGRLGRALEVESCFYAEISIPDETLSIRDEWSTRPERHVGEYPLRALGAQTLHQLESAQTAIVDHVQPQANAGSAAGEQFLTPGAKAFLACPVLKGGRLAGLMAVQQSTSRNWQPDEIALLEQVVERSWAHLERVRVARELRESEERYRTFLTTIPAAVWTTDADGFMTRQNDSWSAYTGQTRDQYRGWGWIEAIHPEDRAAVDVIWRECVAQHHSYSTEYRLRRKDGQFRRVAARGAPVVSSDGTVREWVGICDDIHAQRQSESRNLFLVALDDAVRSLVDPQEITQTAARMLAQHLGASRCAYADVEADQDTFNLVGDYNEGVESIVGRYRFTDFGETCLTQMRNGQPFVSNDTFHDDCCLDARPAFKQAQIAAVICVPLQKGGQLTAAVAVHQATPRDWQADEIELVQQVSARCWESIERARITRELRQNEYRLRLAQRAGRIGSFEWLIPEGRMIWSDELAVLYGITPEEFGGTFEEWATRCVPEDVQRVNQEIAESLAAQETEITYEFRCIQPDGTQRWLRGQAMFLYDSAGQPRKMIGVNLDVNEQKRSADALLDADRRKDEFLATLAHELRNPLAPIRNAVEILQLGQNDPAAVREYQNAIDRQVQQMVRLVDDLLDVSRITRGKLELRKTAVELGAVLRSAIETSQPVIAASEHRLVAAIPEQPVWLEADHTRLAQVFSNLLNNAAKYSEPGREIRISTVQNGDYVEVQVTDQGIGIPVEMLDQIFEPFTQVDRSIRRSQGGLGIGLTLVKRLVELHGGQVHVRSGDGDGTTFSVRLPVPPGIQKQTVGGISVAGSPLPQRRILVVDDTPAALYMVAKLLEKLGQTVFTAGSAAEALERVVESQPDIVISDIGMPLMDGYQFAEALRKQPGLQQPWLVALTGYGQESDRIKATSAGFNQHLVKPVSLKALIEVLTQHPQAADPTTNSSSMAQ
- a CDS encoding MMPL family transporter, whose translation is MFFEWLGHFVSRAWWAILLAWIALLVTLQYVAPEVNEVTKAGEFNFLPSDSPTRLGESLLLRSFPNDVLGSSVVVVISRTDGKPFDDADNSFIEDDLKPRLQSLMPVDKQDKEVAENSAEQAEEKAKADDHPHETYPEIIRVRTPGSREIGKLLMSDDKQSALVIVDTSLDLMDYAIPKPVGAVEDVVAGLKKEGKIPADLKISFSGAAVAGRDICVAQERSAHSIERWTLVLIVVLLLIVYRAPLPVLVPLITLVIAIKVAMRLLAYAAKQEWIGMFEGIEVYTVVVAYGAGVDFSMFLTSRFHEEIQRHNSVSEALTRTIRGVGPAVLAAAGTVIFGIGMMTFATFGKFHQAGISISFSLFVILCAAMTLTPSILRLMGRYTFWPEMPEHGVEFRTQEVGLFSRIVRRATFHEESHVFWERLASFITRYPVRSWLITVLIMFPWAIVGWWCYDHVSYGLIASLRSSAPSVQGTADISQHFSAGLTGPVTLVIEQPEIDFSSSAGQALVQELSDKLKEQAKVLNISDVRSVVAPLGFYHKLDEAPAGGTALSRILRRNAQRTSTRDYYVGEKNDSGSHATRLDIILNGDPFARESITKLNELEAAIRKDLPEPLRIGKFYLIGSTASIRDLEVIAGVDRVRINFLVTSAVFLVLMVLIRSLPDSVYLMATVIFSFLCTLGVSYVLFYALDPVNFVGLDWTVPTFLFTILVAVGQDYNIFLVTRIHEEREHHGPLGSVRHAVVQTAAIITSCGLIMAGTFSAMIVGGELARMTQLGFALAFGVLLDTMVVRPVLVPAYFAWRARREQNRHRDEAHPPMPEA
- a CDS encoding tRNA dihydrouridine synthase, whose translation is MSFSVTSELKPAFDGFKIGGIELGSPFVQAALSGYSDWAMRALARRFGASYTIAEVMLDRFVNEVRGTGKTGHYLRVEEGDHPVGAQLMGADPATFGPAAQRLVQAGFDVIDVNFGCPVRTAMGGCRGGYHLSQPEVAIEIVSRVRAAVPDRIPVTVKMRRGIDDTPESRDRFFEILDGAFAAGVSGITVHGRTVEQKYRGPSRWSFLKEVKQHVGSRTILGSGDLFSPEACVAMLQQTGVDGVTIARGAIGNPWIFEQATRLWRGEPVGNPPSTFEQRSVLQEHRALIDETYGAGRSLGVIRKFGFKYARLHPEGVDVRAAMGGVRNENDWKHLLQRFYAEDRPGCWPEVDETQTEECGV
- the galT gene encoding galactose-1-phosphate uridylyltransferase, coding for MSTSRTKQELRKDPIVGRWVIIAPERLSRPQTLLNDDAISCDSFDPFLAGNEDATTPEILAYRDGGVANGPGWRVRVIPNKFPAVRIEGALDKRGDGIYDKMNAIGAHEVIVECPHRETNMSRLSVENIREVLWVYRDRLVDLKRDHRLVHGLIFKNKGTRAGASLDHSHSQLIVTPIIPIAIQEELDGAREFYDYRGRCIFEDMIQQELATEQRIVLETEHFVVFCPYASRFPFETWILPRHHSSHYENITKPMIEDLGTVMKTVLSKLEIGLDDPPYNFVLHSAPFASQDLPHYLWHIEIFPRLSRVAGFEWGSGFYINPVAPEEAAKFLRETEIED
- the aroE gene encoding shikimate dehydrogenase, which gives rise to MICVTLGRTRHKMMLAEHIALAQRGAELVELRVDWIARTPRLGELLKNRPTPTIVTCRRPDDGGRFGGQEDQRQTLLREAIAAGVEYVDLEEDLATSVRRYGKTKRIVSYHNFNETPDNLEEIHARLAKLDADIVKVVTMANSPVDNVRVLQLVKNAKIPTVGFCMGEYGVVSRILCGKFGAPFTYCTFSKERVMAPGQLPFDEMKKLYRFDEINADTAVFGVVGDPIGHSWSPLLHNSAFKRSKMNAVYLPIRVPPENFEETLKAFEALGVRGYSVTIPHKQAALEFADHADDASKEIGAANTLFKDTKGQWCAANTDLPAAMASIQIGLDAKTDKSLNGKRVLILGAGGAARAIGLGASRAGASVMIANRSKERGTKLAEELKCQFVTWANRGAHTADVIVNCTPLGMFPEMNATPYEQYWFRDGTVAFDTVYNPESTMFLKEAREHRCIGVSGIEMFIRQAAEQFKHFTGRDVSLDDLRTTLRRAISPVRVKTETGHAAPTEATSQEPSPKPNPPQAAE